Proteins from one Salmo salar chromosome ssa07, Ssal_v3.1, whole genome shotgun sequence genomic window:
- the LOC106609429 gene encoding myosin-binding protein C, slow-type isoform X6 — MPEPTKKDETPNGEKESVATDSSEAPMPTPEISLEVSPPPPEQPVETEGKDPQPIEVLKPEPVENGSKEPEPEAVAVGAKEQVESVNSEVKEEAPSPCSPPPPATVKEEAEPVVTEVTQPPEPVVTVVTPPPPPEPVVTVVTPPPPPEPVVMEVTPPPPPPPEPVVMGVTPPPPPPPEPVVMGVTPPPPPPPEPVVMGVTPPPPPPPEPVVMGVTQPPEPVVTMVTPPPPPEPVVMEVTPPPPPEPVVMGVTPPPPPPEPVVMGVTQPPESVVTVVTPPPPPEPVVTVQVTPPPPPADKDDDATTNTPSPPPPPEDANTAKKLSIELPNDSVHVSAMGRKDSVWSLGEGQAPEDLDKPVDTPPLSSLLIERPQGGSITVGGDISFVAKVEAQDLLRKPTIKWFKGKWMDLASKTGKHLQLKETFDRRTKIHTFEMHIIKAKDNYAGNYRCEVTYKDKFDSCSFDLEVKELEQSQSVDIRSAFKRREPKQDETPEVDVWEILKSARPDQYEKIAFEYGITDLRGLLKRLKKTKKEEKKSEAFAKKLDPAYQVDKGGKIRLVVDLADPTVELKWYKNGQEIRPTPNQRKFIFEQKGTQRILVINNCGLNDDAAYSVAAGEEKCTTELFVKELPVKITKEIEAVKTTVNERIELECEVSEEGAQVKWCKNGVEVPTGPRSRYRVKSDGLKHWLIIDDASKEDTGTFSLMASGGTSEAKVQVELKPLKIIQDLQDMTVLLGQPLKMHCEIFPGNVPGRWYRNGQLIQSNDRINILQRAKNHRLEIVNSTIHDAGDYTFVPEGYTQSLCAKVHIVDPPRVHLESLNFPDNTVTIVAGNKLRVEIPISGEPAPRVVWMKGERVILDSGHRVRAETFPDHTSLTIDIAEKEDTGNYKIVLQNEAGEAGASIKVKVVDIPDPPEVPLVTEVGGDWCSMTWEPPIYDGGSPILGYFIERKKKQSSRWMRLNFDLNKETTFEPKKMIEGVPYEVRVFAVNAIGVSKPSEPSKAFVPLAVTSEPTMLVVDDVTDTTVTMKWRPPDTIGAAGLDGYLVEYCIEGTDDWRVTNKELTEKTKYTITGLPPEAKILVRVRAINAAGASTPRTLQHSILVKEVIEPPKIRIPRHLKQTYTRKVGEAVNLVIPFMGKPRPKVSWLKEGQTVDPTQVTIRNTDCDSIIFIRKAERKHSGKYDMKVEVENHVDTAIIDIQIVDLPGPPQCVKIDEVWGGNVALDWTPPKDNGNAAITGYTIQKADKKTMEWYTCIEHYHRTCITITELVVGNEYYFRIYSENMVGLSEGATQTKDSALIVKEGMQLKNPEYIDHDFKEPPKFTQPLINTFAIAGYNATLNCSVRANPRPKVIWMKNKIAIIDDPRYRMFSNQGVCTLEIRKPSPYDGGMYSCKAINDLGDALVECKLEVKGGFTFSELMQRGVPLHLIDKYMSETKAVEQPEK; from the exons ATGCCAGAGCCCACAAAAAAAG ATGAGACGCCCAATGGTGAAAAAG AGAGTGTTGCCACAGACAGTAGTGAGGCGCCAATGCCCACACCTGAGATATCCCTCGAGGTCTCACCTCCACCCCCAG AACAACCGGTAGAGACTGAGGGGAAGGATCCACAGCCCATAGAGGTGCTTAAGCCAGAACCAGTAGAGAATGGGTCTAAAGAACCAGAACCAGAGGCGGTTGCGGTCGGGGCTAAAGAGCAAGTCGAGTCTGTGAACTCTGAAGTAAAGGAGGAGGCCCCGTCCCCTTGCTCACCCCCACCGCCTG CAACCGTGAAGGAGGAAGCAGAGCCAGTTGTTACGGAGGTTACCCAACCGCCAGAGCCTGTTGTTACAGTGGttaccccaccaccacctccagagCCTGTTGTTACAGTGGttaccccaccaccacctccagaaCCAGTTGTTATGGAGgttaccccaccaccaccaccacctccagaaccagttgttatgggggttaccccaccaccaccaccacctccagaaccagttgttatgggggttaccccaccaccaccaccacctccagaaccagttgttatgggggttaccccaccaccaccaccacctccagaaCCAGTTGTTATGGGGGTTACCCAACCGCCAGAGCCTGTTGTTACAATGGttaccccaccaccacctccagaaCCAGTTGTTATGGAGGttaccccaccaccacctccagaaccagttgttatgggggttaccccaccaccaccacctccagaaCCAGTTGTTATGGGGGTTACCCAACCGCCAGAGTCTGTTGTTACAGTGGTtaccccacccccacctccagaACCAGTTGTTACGGTGCAGGTtaccccacccccacctccagcAG ATAAAGATGATGACGCTACAACCAACACCCcatcaccaccgccaccaccag AGGATGCCAATACAGCCAAGAAACTGTCTATTGAGCTGCCTA ATGATAGCGTCCATGTGTCAGCCATGGGGAGAAAAGACTCAG TGTGGTCTCTGGGAGAGGGACAGGCTCCAGAGGACCTTGACAAGCCCGTAGACACCCCACCGCTGTCCAGCCTGCTCATAGAAAGACCCCAGGGTGGATCCATCACTGTGG GTGGAGACATCTCCTTTGTTGCCAAGGTGGAGGCCCAAGACCTGCTCCGTAAACCCACCATCAAGTGGTTCAAAGGGAAATGGATGGACCTGGCCAGCAAGACCGGAAAGCACTTACAACTGAAAGAAACCTTTGACCGACGCACCAAG ATTCACACATTTGAGATGCATATCATCAAGGCCAAAGACAACTATGCTGGAAACTACAGGTGTGAGGTCACCTACAAGGACAAATTTGACAGCTGCTCTTTTGACCTGGAAGTGAAAG AACTGGAACAGTCACAGAGTGTTGATATTCGATCAGCCTTCAAAAGAAG GGAGCCCAAGCAGGATGAGACCCCCGAAGTGGACGTGTGGGAGATCCTGAAGTCGGCCAGGCCAGACCAGTACGAGAAGATCGCCTTTGAGTACGGCATAACAGACCTGCGGGGTCTGCTCAAGAGGCTGAAGAAGACcaagaaagaggagaagaagagtgaAG CTTTTGCCAAGAAGTTGGATCCAGCATACCAGGTGGACAAAGGAGGGAAGATCCGCTTAGTGGTGGATCTTGCAGACCCCACAGTAGAGCTGAAATGGTACAAGAACGGCCAGGAGATCCGTCCAACTCCAAA TCAAAGGAA GTTTATCTTTGAGCAAAAGGGCACGCAGCGGATCCTGGTCATCAACAACTGCGGCCTGAATGATGATGCTGCTTATTCCGTAGCCGCGGGAGAAGAGAAGTGTACCACAGAGCTGTTTGTCAAAG AGTTACCAGTGAAGATTACTAAAGAGATTGAGGCGGTGAAAACGACAGTGAACGAGAGGATTGAGTTGGAGTGTGAAGTGTCGGAAGAAGGAGCTCAAGTAAAATG GTGTAAGAATGGCGTGGAGGTACCGACCGGGCCCCGGTCACGCTACCGTGTCAAGTCTGACGGGCTGAAACACTGGCTAATCATTGACGATGCCTCAAAGGAGGACACTGGAACCTTCTCCCTTATGGCCTCTGGGGGCACCTCTGAAGCCAAAGTCCAGGTTGAAT TGAAGCCACTGAAGATTATTCAGGATTTGCAGGACATGACAGTGCTTTTGGGCCAGCCACTGAAGATGCACTGTGAGATCTTCCCTGGGAATGTTCCAGGTCGCTGGTACAGGAACGGACAGTTGATTCAGTCCAACGACCGCATCAACATCCTGCAAAGAGCCAA GAACCACCGATTAGAAATTGTGAACAGCACCATTCACGATGCCGGGGATTATACCTTTGTGCCAGAGGGATACACTCAGAGCCTCTGTGCCAAAGTTCATATCGTTG ATCCTCCCAGGGTGCACCTGGAGAGCTTGAACTTCCCTGACAACACAGTGACCATTGTGGCAGGAAATAAACTTCGTGTGGAGATCCCCATCAGTGGAGAACCAGCACCCAGAGTGGtgtggatgaagggagagagg GTAATCCTTGACTCGGGCCACCGTGTGCGAGCTGAAACCTTTCCGGACCACACCAGCCTCACCATCGACATCGCAGAGAAGGAAGACACAGGAAACTACAAGATAGTCCTGCAGAATGAGGCTGGGGAAGCAGGGGCTAGCATCAAAGTCAAGGTGGTGGATATCCCAGACCCTCCTGAAGTTCCCCTAGTCACGGAGGTGGGAGGAGACTGGTGCTCTATGACATGGGAACCCCCGATCTATGACGGAGGCTCACCCATcttag GCTACTTCATCGAAAGGAAGAAGAAGCAGAGTTCCAGATGGATGAGGCTGAACTTTGACCTGAACAAAGAGACCACATTTGAGCCTAAAAAGATGATTGAGGGTGTCCCATACGAGGTCCGCGTCTTTGCTGTGAATGCCATCGGCGTGTCCAAACCCAGCGAGCCGTCCAAAGCCTTTGTGCCCCTGG CTGTGACCAGCGAGCCCACCATGCTGGTGGTGGATGATGTCACAGACACCACGGTGACCATGAAGTGGCGTCCCCCAGACACCATCGGAGCTGCAGGCTTAGACGGCTACCTGGTGGAGTATTGCATCGAAGGAA CTGATGACTGGAGAGTAACCAATAAGGAGCTGACAGAGAAGACAAAGTACACCATCACTGGCCTCCCTCCAGAGGCTAAGATCCTGGTAAGGGTAAGGGCTATCAATGCTGCAGGCGCCAGCACTCCCAGAACACTTCAGCACTCTATCCTGGTCAAAGAGGTCATCG AACCACCTAAGATCCGCATCCCCCGTCACTTAAAGCAGACGTACACTCGTAAAGTCGGAGAAGCCGTCAATCTCGTTATTCCATTCATG GGCAAGCCCAGGCCAAAGGTGAGCTGGCTGAAGGAGGGTCAGACGGTGGACCCCACGCAGGTCACTATCCGCAACACGGACTGTGACAGCATCATCTTCATCCGCAAAGCAGAGAGGAAGCACTCTGGGAAGTACGATATgaaggtggaggtggagaaccACGTGGACACGGCCATCATAGACATCCAGATAGTAG ACCTCCCAGGGCCTCCACAGTGTGTGAAGATAGATGAGGTCTGGGGGGGAAACGTGGCTCTGGACTGGACTCCTCCAAAGGACAATGGCAACGCCGCCATTACAGGCTACACCATCCAGAAAGCAGACAAGAAGACCATG GAGTGGTACACGTGTATTGAGCACTACCATCGCACCTGCATCACTATCACCGAGCTGGTGGTGGGGAACGAGTACTACTTCAGAATCTACTCTGAGAACATGGTGGGTCTGAGCGAGGGTGCCACCCAGACCAAGGACAGCGCCCTCATCGTTAAAGAAG GCATGCAACTGAAGAACCCAGAGTACATCGACCACGACTTCAAAGAGCCTCCCAAGTTTACCCAGCCCCTCATCAACACCTTCGCCATCGCTGGCTACAATGCCACCCTCAACTGCAGCGTCCGCGCCAACCCACGG CCCAAAGTGATTTGGATGAAGAATAAGATAGCCATCATTGACGACCCGCGCTACCGCATGTTTAGCAACCAAGGGGTCTGCACCCTGGAGATCCGGAAACCCAGCCCCTACGACGGGGGCATGTACTCCTGCAAGGCCATTAATGACCTGGGTGATGCACTAGTGGAGTGTAAGCTGGAGGTTAAAG GGGGCTTTACCTTCTCTGAGCTCATGCAGCGTGGAGTGCCTTTACACCTGATCGATAAGTACATGAGCGAGACCAAGGCCGTGGAGCAGCCAGAGAAGTAG
- the LOC106609429 gene encoding myosin-binding protein C, slow-type isoform X15: MPEPTKKDETPNGEKESVATDSSEAPMPTPEISLEVSPPPPDKDDDATTNTPSPPPPPEDANTAKKLSIELPMWSLGEGQAPEDLDKPVDTPPLSSLLIERPQGGSITVGGDISFVAKVEAQDLLRKPTIKWFKGKWMDLASKTGKHLQLKETFDRRTKIHTFEMHIIKAKDNYAGNYRCEVTYKDKFDSCSFDLEVKELEQSQSVDIRSAFKRSSEGHEDAGDLDFSGLLKHRNQREPKQDETPEVDVWEILKSARPDQYEKIAFEYGITDLRGLLKRLKKTKKEEKKSEAFAKKLDPAYQVDKGGKIRLVVDLADPTVELKWYKNGQEIRPTPNQRKFIFEQKGTQRILVINNCGLNDDAAYSVAAGEEKCTTELFVKELPVKITKEIEAVKTTVNERIELECEVSEEGAQVKWCKNGVEVPTGPRSRYRVKSDGLKHWLIIDDASKEDTGTFSLMASGGTSEAKVQVELKPLKIIQDLQDMTVLLGQPLKMHCEIFPGNVPGRWYRNGQLIQSNDRINILQRAKNHRLEIVNSTIHDAGDYTFVPEGYTQSLCAKVHIVDPPRVHLESLNFPDNTVTIVAGNKLRVEIPISGEPAPRVVWMKGERVILDSGHRVRAETFPDHTSLTIDIAEKEDTGNYKIVLQNEAGEAGASIKVKVVDIPDPPEVPLVTEVGGDWCSMTWEPPIYDGGSPILGYFIERKKKQSSRWMRLNFDLNKETTFEPKKMIEGVPYEVRVFAVNAIGVSKPSEPSKAFVPLAVTSEPTMLVVDDVTDTTVTMKWRPPDTIGAAGLDGYLVEYCIEGTDDWRVTNKELTEKTKYTITGLPPEAKILVRVRAINAAGASTPRTLQHSILVKEVIEPPKIRIPRHLKQTYTRKVGEAVNLVIPFMGKPRPKVSWLKEGQTVDPTQVTIRNTDCDSIIFIRKAERKHSGKYDMKVEVENHVDTAIIDIQIVDLPGPPQCVKIDEVWGGNVALDWTPPKDNGNAAITGYTIQKADKKTMEWYTCIEHYHRTCITITELVVGNEYYFRIYSENMVGLSEGATQTKDSALIVKEGMQLKNPEYIDHDFKEPPKFTQPLINTFAIAGYNATLNCSVRANPRPKVIWMKNKIAIIDDPRYRMFSNQGVCTLEIRKPSPYDGGMYSCKAINDLGDALVECKLEVKGGFTFSELMQRGVPLHLIDKYMSETKAVEQPEK, encoded by the exons ATGCCAGAGCCCACAAAAAAAG ATGAGACGCCCAATGGTGAAAAAG AGAGTGTTGCCACAGACAGTAGTGAGGCGCCAATGCCCACACCTGAGATATCCCTCGAGGTCTCACCTCCACCCCCAG ATAAAGATGATGACGCTACAACCAACACCCcatcaccaccgccaccaccag AGGATGCCAATACAGCCAAGAAACTGTCTATTGAGCTGCCTA TGTGGTCTCTGGGAGAGGGACAGGCTCCAGAGGACCTTGACAAGCCCGTAGACACCCCACCGCTGTCCAGCCTGCTCATAGAAAGACCCCAGGGTGGATCCATCACTGTGG GTGGAGACATCTCCTTTGTTGCCAAGGTGGAGGCCCAAGACCTGCTCCGTAAACCCACCATCAAGTGGTTCAAAGGGAAATGGATGGACCTGGCCAGCAAGACCGGAAAGCACTTACAACTGAAAGAAACCTTTGACCGACGCACCAAG ATTCACACATTTGAGATGCATATCATCAAGGCCAAAGACAACTATGCTGGAAACTACAGGTGTGAGGTCACCTACAAGGACAAATTTGACAGCTGCTCTTTTGACCTGGAAGTGAAAG AACTGGAACAGTCACAGAGTGTTGATATTCGATCAGCCTTCAAAAGAAG CAGTGAAGGACACGAGGATGCAGGGGATCTTGACTTTAGTGGTCTTCTTAAACATAG AAACCAAAG GGAGCCCAAGCAGGATGAGACCCCCGAAGTGGACGTGTGGGAGATCCTGAAGTCGGCCAGGCCAGACCAGTACGAGAAGATCGCCTTTGAGTACGGCATAACAGACCTGCGGGGTCTGCTCAAGAGGCTGAAGAAGACcaagaaagaggagaagaagagtgaAG CTTTTGCCAAGAAGTTGGATCCAGCATACCAGGTGGACAAAGGAGGGAAGATCCGCTTAGTGGTGGATCTTGCAGACCCCACAGTAGAGCTGAAATGGTACAAGAACGGCCAGGAGATCCGTCCAACTCCAAA TCAAAGGAA GTTTATCTTTGAGCAAAAGGGCACGCAGCGGATCCTGGTCATCAACAACTGCGGCCTGAATGATGATGCTGCTTATTCCGTAGCCGCGGGAGAAGAGAAGTGTACCACAGAGCTGTTTGTCAAAG AGTTACCAGTGAAGATTACTAAAGAGATTGAGGCGGTGAAAACGACAGTGAACGAGAGGATTGAGTTGGAGTGTGAAGTGTCGGAAGAAGGAGCTCAAGTAAAATG GTGTAAGAATGGCGTGGAGGTACCGACCGGGCCCCGGTCACGCTACCGTGTCAAGTCTGACGGGCTGAAACACTGGCTAATCATTGACGATGCCTCAAAGGAGGACACTGGAACCTTCTCCCTTATGGCCTCTGGGGGCACCTCTGAAGCCAAAGTCCAGGTTGAAT TGAAGCCACTGAAGATTATTCAGGATTTGCAGGACATGACAGTGCTTTTGGGCCAGCCACTGAAGATGCACTGTGAGATCTTCCCTGGGAATGTTCCAGGTCGCTGGTACAGGAACGGACAGTTGATTCAGTCCAACGACCGCATCAACATCCTGCAAAGAGCCAA GAACCACCGATTAGAAATTGTGAACAGCACCATTCACGATGCCGGGGATTATACCTTTGTGCCAGAGGGATACACTCAGAGCCTCTGTGCCAAAGTTCATATCGTTG ATCCTCCCAGGGTGCACCTGGAGAGCTTGAACTTCCCTGACAACACAGTGACCATTGTGGCAGGAAATAAACTTCGTGTGGAGATCCCCATCAGTGGAGAACCAGCACCCAGAGTGGtgtggatgaagggagagagg GTAATCCTTGACTCGGGCCACCGTGTGCGAGCTGAAACCTTTCCGGACCACACCAGCCTCACCATCGACATCGCAGAGAAGGAAGACACAGGAAACTACAAGATAGTCCTGCAGAATGAGGCTGGGGAAGCAGGGGCTAGCATCAAAGTCAAGGTGGTGGATATCCCAGACCCTCCTGAAGTTCCCCTAGTCACGGAGGTGGGAGGAGACTGGTGCTCTATGACATGGGAACCCCCGATCTATGACGGAGGCTCACCCATcttag GCTACTTCATCGAAAGGAAGAAGAAGCAGAGTTCCAGATGGATGAGGCTGAACTTTGACCTGAACAAAGAGACCACATTTGAGCCTAAAAAGATGATTGAGGGTGTCCCATACGAGGTCCGCGTCTTTGCTGTGAATGCCATCGGCGTGTCCAAACCCAGCGAGCCGTCCAAAGCCTTTGTGCCCCTGG CTGTGACCAGCGAGCCCACCATGCTGGTGGTGGATGATGTCACAGACACCACGGTGACCATGAAGTGGCGTCCCCCAGACACCATCGGAGCTGCAGGCTTAGACGGCTACCTGGTGGAGTATTGCATCGAAGGAA CTGATGACTGGAGAGTAACCAATAAGGAGCTGACAGAGAAGACAAAGTACACCATCACTGGCCTCCCTCCAGAGGCTAAGATCCTGGTAAGGGTAAGGGCTATCAATGCTGCAGGCGCCAGCACTCCCAGAACACTTCAGCACTCTATCCTGGTCAAAGAGGTCATCG AACCACCTAAGATCCGCATCCCCCGTCACTTAAAGCAGACGTACACTCGTAAAGTCGGAGAAGCCGTCAATCTCGTTATTCCATTCATG GGCAAGCCCAGGCCAAAGGTGAGCTGGCTGAAGGAGGGTCAGACGGTGGACCCCACGCAGGTCACTATCCGCAACACGGACTGTGACAGCATCATCTTCATCCGCAAAGCAGAGAGGAAGCACTCTGGGAAGTACGATATgaaggtggaggtggagaaccACGTGGACACGGCCATCATAGACATCCAGATAGTAG ACCTCCCAGGGCCTCCACAGTGTGTGAAGATAGATGAGGTCTGGGGGGGAAACGTGGCTCTGGACTGGACTCCTCCAAAGGACAATGGCAACGCCGCCATTACAGGCTACACCATCCAGAAAGCAGACAAGAAGACCATG GAGTGGTACACGTGTATTGAGCACTACCATCGCACCTGCATCACTATCACCGAGCTGGTGGTGGGGAACGAGTACTACTTCAGAATCTACTCTGAGAACATGGTGGGTCTGAGCGAGGGTGCCACCCAGACCAAGGACAGCGCCCTCATCGTTAAAGAAG GCATGCAACTGAAGAACCCAGAGTACATCGACCACGACTTCAAAGAGCCTCCCAAGTTTACCCAGCCCCTCATCAACACCTTCGCCATCGCTGGCTACAATGCCACCCTCAACTGCAGCGTCCGCGCCAACCCACGG CCCAAAGTGATTTGGATGAAGAATAAGATAGCCATCATTGACGACCCGCGCTACCGCATGTTTAGCAACCAAGGGGTCTGCACCCTGGAGATCCGGAAACCCAGCCCCTACGACGGGGGCATGTACTCCTGCAAGGCCATTAATGACCTGGGTGATGCACTAGTGGAGTGTAAGCTGGAGGTTAAAG GGGGCTTTACCTTCTCTGAGCTCATGCAGCGTGGAGTGCCTTTACACCTGATCGATAAGTACATGAGCGAGACCAAGGCCGTGGAGCAGCCAGAGAAGTAG